From the genome of Streptococcus marmotae, one region includes:
- the gpsB gene encoding cell division regulator GpsB, with protein MASVKFTTKDIFEQDFKIGFRGYDQDEVNDFLDDIMKDYDAYEAIIKELKGEIARLKAQMANASRTSVSTADAGETIRTERTASATNFDILRRLNRLEKEVFGKQIVQED; from the coding sequence ATGGCGAGTGTGAAGTTTACAACAAAAGATATATTTGAACAAGATTTTAAGATTGGATTTCGAGGATATGACCAAGATGAGGTCAATGATTTCCTTGATGATATCATGAAAGATTATGATGCCTATGAAGCCATCATTAAGGAATTAAAAGGGGAGATTGCGCGTCTGAAGGCACAGATGGCTAATGCTTCTCGTACGTCTGTTTCTACAGCAGATGCTGGTGAAACGATACGAACAGAGCGTACGGCTTCGGCAACAAACTTTGACATTTTGCGCCGATTGAATCGACTGGAAAAAGAAGTGTTTGGCAAGCAAATCGTTCAGGAAGATTAA
- the rsmG gene encoding 16S rRNA (guanine(527)-N(7))-methyltransferase RsmG has product MKPEKFYTTLEAQGFALTDQQKEQFALYFSRLVEWNEKINLTAIVDQEGVYLKHFYDSLAPILQGHLPNEPLRLLDIGAGAGFPSLPMKILFPNLQVTIIDSLNKRIQFLTTLAQELGLTGVHFYHGRAEDFAQDKNFRAQYDIVTARAVARMQILAELTIPFLKINGKLIALKASHAEDELVEAKNALTLLFAKVIENVDYVLPNGDPRTLTIVEKKKETPNKYPRKAGMPNKRPL; this is encoded by the coding sequence ATGAAACCAGAAAAATTTTACACAACTTTAGAGGCACAAGGATTTGCCTTAACTGACCAGCAAAAAGAGCAATTTGCCCTTTATTTTAGCCGCCTTGTCGAGTGGAATGAAAAAATTAACTTAACGGCCATCGTCGATCAAGAAGGCGTCTATCTCAAGCATTTCTATGATTCGCTGGCACCTATCCTACAGGGTCATCTGCCAAATGAACCGCTTCGTCTCTTAGATATCGGAGCTGGTGCAGGTTTCCCAAGTCTTCCGATGAAAATTTTATTTCCAAACCTACAGGTCACCATTATTGACTCTCTTAATAAACGGATTCAATTCCTAACCACCCTTGCTCAAGAACTAGGATTAACAGGAGTTCATTTCTACCATGGGCGGGCTGAGGACTTTGCTCAAGACAAGAATTTCCGTGCGCAATACGACATTGTTACGGCTCGAGCAGTTGCTCGTATGCAAATTTTAGCAGAACTAACGATTCCTTTTCTCAAAATAAATGGTAAATTGATTGCCCTCAAGGCTTCACATGCAGAAGACGAATTAGTTGAGGCAAAAAATGCCTTGACTCTTCTCTTTGCCAAGGTCATTGAAAACGTAGATTATGTATTGCCAAACGGCGATCCACGGACTCTAACTATTGTAGAAAAGAAAAAAGAAACACCCAATAAATACCCGCGAAAAGCAGGAATGCCTAACAAACGACCATTATAA
- a CDS encoding DUF1273 domain-containing protein, with amino-acid sequence MKSLLVVGYRHTDLGIFSEKDPRLAVLKEAIRQDLIRFLEEGVEWLIFTGNLGFEYWCLEVAKELKEEGYSCQLATLFLFENHGENWNEVNQVKLAHFRSTDFVKVIYPRYENPSQFRSYNQFLLDNTDGAYIFYDSENETNLKYLYHEMLKKEEYSKKTLTFDRLNEVAENFKEIE; translated from the coding sequence ATTAAAAGCCTATTGGTTGTGGGTTATCGTCATACGGACCTAGGGATTTTTTCAGAAAAAGATCCGAGATTGGCCGTCCTTAAGGAAGCTATTCGACAAGATTTGATTCGCTTTCTTGAAGAAGGTGTAGAGTGGCTCATCTTCACCGGGAATTTAGGATTTGAGTATTGGTGCTTGGAAGTCGCAAAAGAATTGAAAGAAGAAGGCTATTCGTGCCAACTGGCAACGCTTTTCCTGTTTGAAAATCACGGAGAGAACTGGAATGAAGTCAATCAGGTTAAACTAGCTCATTTCCGCTCGACGGACTTTGTGAAGGTGATTTATCCCCGCTATGAAAATCCGAGCCAGTTTCGCTCTTATAACCAATTTCTTTTAGACAATACAGACGGTGCGTATATTTTTTATGATAGCGAAAATGAAACAAACTTGAAATATCTCTATCATGAGATGTTAAAAAAAGAAGAGTATAGTAAAAAAACGCTTACCTTTGATCGGTTAAATGAGGTAGCAGAAAATTTTAAAGAAATTGAGTGA
- the pbp1a gene encoding penicillin-binding protein PBP1A — protein MKNINVKKILIWIANIALAAFIFIFIAVACLVGYYISTAPKLTEEALTATVSSKIYDKDNHLIADLGSEKRSNATIAEIPTDLVNAIVSIEDQRFFDHRGIDVIRIAGSLVNNLRGGRLQGGSTLDQQFIKLTYFSTSTNDRTIKRKIQEAWLALQLERRNTKQEILTYYVNKVFMANGNYGMKTAAKSYYGKELKDLTLSQVALLAGMPQAPNQYDPYTQPEAAKYRRDLVLGQMLEKKYISQEQYEAAILAPVTDGLQPLTNTSAYPAYMDNYLKQVIEEVEEKTGYNLLTTGLDVYTNVDSAAQQQLWDIYNSDLYVNYPDDDFQVASTVVDVDNGRVIAQLGSRHQSANVSFGTNQAVETNRDFGSTMKPITDYAPAFEEQIFTSTADTIVDAPYYFPGSTTPVNNWDRSYYGTMTVKSALQYSRNVPAVKSLEAVGLDKATKFLNSIGISYPQLLYSNAISSNTTEASTKYGASSEKMAAAYAAFANGGTYYKPQYVNKIVFSDGSVSEYAPEGKRVMTKQTAYMMTDILKSVLYLGNGANAAISGVPQAGKTGTSNYSDDEYQAIRGGNEAANYSLMVVPDENFVGYSTKYAMAVWTGYNNRQTPVLDSGILIATDVYRNMMTYLNPVETAEDWEIPSGLYQYGSGLYLESAVPKYTPSTYYVPESSSSTSSSTTSETSTSDSTTSTSETTEAGNSDAQPITAETVPSSSQ, from the coding sequence TTGAAAAATATAAACGTTAAAAAAATACTGATATGGATTGCAAACATTGCGTTGGCGGCTTTTATCTTTATTTTTATTGCAGTTGCCTGCTTGGTCGGCTACTACATTTCCACAGCTCCTAAGCTGACAGAAGAAGCGTTGACCGCTACTGTTTCTAGTAAGATTTACGACAAAGACAATCACTTGATTGCCGATTTAGGATCAGAAAAGCGGTCAAATGCGACGATTGCAGAAATTCCAACCGACCTTGTCAATGCCATTGTTTCCATTGAAGACCAGCGCTTCTTTGATCACCGTGGTATTGATGTCATTCGGATTGCCGGCTCCTTGGTCAATAACTTAAGAGGCGGTCGCCTTCAAGGAGGCTCAACCCTTGATCAGCAATTTATCAAGTTGACCTATTTTTCCACATCAACGAACGACCGTACAATCAAGCGAAAAATCCAAGAAGCATGGCTGGCGCTTCAACTTGAACGCCGCAATACCAAGCAAGAGATCCTGACCTACTATGTCAATAAAGTCTTTATGGCAAATGGGAACTACGGGATGAAAACAGCTGCCAAGTCTTACTACGGAAAAGAGTTAAAGGATTTAACACTTTCTCAAGTAGCCTTGTTGGCAGGTATGCCTCAGGCGCCAAACCAGTATGATCCCTATACACAGCCAGAAGCTGCAAAATATCGCCGTGACCTTGTTCTCGGACAAATGCTTGAGAAAAAGTATATTTCTCAAGAGCAGTACGAAGCAGCGATTCTAGCACCTGTTACCGATGGATTGCAACCTCTGACAAATACCTCTGCTTATCCAGCTTATATGGATAACTATCTCAAGCAAGTAATCGAAGAGGTAGAGGAAAAAACAGGCTACAATCTTCTAACAACCGGCCTTGATGTCTATACCAACGTTGACTCTGCTGCCCAACAACAACTCTGGGATATTTATAATTCCGACCTCTATGTCAATTATCCAGACGACGACTTCCAAGTCGCCTCTACTGTCGTTGATGTAGACAATGGCCGCGTGATTGCACAGTTAGGCTCACGCCACCAATCTGCCAATGTTTCTTTCGGAACCAACCAAGCCGTTGAAACCAACCGCGACTTCGGTTCCACAATGAAGCCCATTACAGATTACGCCCCTGCCTTTGAGGAACAAATTTTCACCTCAACTGCAGATACAATCGTTGATGCGCCATACTACTTCCCAGGTTCGACAACACCTGTCAACAACTGGGACCGTAGTTACTATGGTACAATGACGGTCAAGTCTGCCTTGCAGTACTCACGGAACGTACCTGCCGTCAAATCTCTTGAAGCAGTTGGACTGGATAAGGCAACTAAGTTTTTAAACAGCATTGGAATCTCTTATCCACAGCTACTCTATTCAAACGCAATCTCTAGTAATACAACAGAGGCTAGCACCAAGTACGGTGCAAGTAGTGAAAAGATGGCTGCAGCTTATGCTGCCTTTGCAAATGGTGGAACTTACTACAAGCCACAATACGTCAACAAAATTGTTTTCAGCGATGGTTCTGTCTCCGAGTATGCCCCAGAAGGCAAACGGGTTATGACCAAGCAAACAGCCTATATGATGACGGATATCCTAAAAAGCGTATTATACCTCGGAAACGGAGCTAATGCAGCAATCTCTGGCGTCCCACAAGCTGGAAAAACTGGAACATCTAACTATTCCGACGATGAATACCAAGCCATCCGCGGTGGCAATGAGGCTGCCAATTATAGCTTAATGGTCGTACCTGACGAAAACTTTGTCGGCTATTCAACCAAGTATGCGATGGCTGTTTGGACAGGATACAATAATCGACAAACACCTGTCTTAGATAGCGGAATCTTAATTGCCACAGATGTATATCGCAATATGATGACCTATCTGAATCCAGTTGAAACAGCAGAAGATTGGGAAATCCCAAGTGGCCTATATCAATACGGCTCCGGTCTATACCTAGAAAGCGCCGTTCCAAAATATACACCATCTACCTATTACGTGCCGGAAAGCTCGTCATCAACTAGTTCTTCAACAACTTCTGAAACTAGTACAAGTGACAGCACTACAAGTACGAGCGAAACAACTGAAGCAGGTAACAGTGATGCTCAGCCAATTACCGCAGAAACTGTTCCAAGCTCTTCGCAATAG
- a CDS encoding cell division site-positioning protein MapZ family protein, whose amino-acid sequence MVKETEQQANLPENDEKVLDFEEAKHMTIEEAVRKHEELQVGVTDEDGVLDRYIKQHRDKIESEKYETKVNIPVVTEEIAELENLATEGMTVEFPTSHEDVPSVDEAVASVVVEPFPAPESAEFNDFEEDSQVGVSTKKKVLIWSSLVALFVAVLATAFIWLNHSEQNKVTETESSSSSTTSTSSQDANTKAFNTLYASFFTDTSQNKLKNAQFDKLPNLKALLDKMDSKSADYKKAKDKYDHLAKAIQAVQETNQQFDKPIIVDGELDTTVTAKTDANFASTTTGIAGVDATITAAINFGRSQQDTPASSAAAPSAPANPAPALEATVTEVAPVAPISGNAGQIVVGTNPLYGIAVPAGVTLQRNLSRVPYDQAKIDDVTNPAWAFNSGVLEQIIAVSQGRGYISGYQYILEPVNIINGNGYYNLFRPDGTYLFSINAKTGYFVGNGAGYADDLDY is encoded by the coding sequence ATGGTAAAAGAGACAGAACAGCAAGCTAACCTTCCAGAAAATGATGAGAAAGTTTTGGATTTTGAAGAAGCCAAGCACATGACCATAGAAGAAGCGGTGCGAAAACACGAGGAGTTGCAAGTCGGTGTCACAGATGAGGACGGCGTGCTAGACCGCTATATCAAGCAACATCGGGATAAGATCGAGTCGGAAAAATATGAGACGAAAGTCAATATTCCAGTGGTCACAGAAGAAATTGCAGAATTAGAGAATCTTGCTACTGAGGGAATGACAGTGGAATTCCCAACTAGTCATGAGGATGTTCCTTCAGTAGATGAGGCAGTAGCTAGTGTGGTGGTGGAACCCTTCCCTGCTCCTGAATCTGCTGAGTTTAATGATTTTGAAGAGGATAGCCAAGTTGGTGTGTCAACAAAGAAGAAGGTGTTGATTTGGTCTAGTTTGGTTGCGCTATTTGTTGCAGTGTTAGCGACAGCGTTTATATGGCTCAATCATTCTGAGCAAAATAAGGTGACGGAGACTGAGTCAAGCAGTAGCTCAACGACATCCACAAGTAGTCAAGATGCAAATACTAAGGCGTTTAACACCCTTTATGCTAGCTTTTTTACAGATACCAGTCAAAATAAATTAAAAAATGCTCAGTTTGATAAATTGCCTAATTTAAAAGCCTTGTTGGATAAAATGGATTCTAAGTCAGCTGACTATAAAAAAGCTAAGGATAAGTATGATCATCTAGCAAAAGCCATTCAAGCTGTTCAAGAAACGAACCAGCAATTTGACAAGCCAATCATTGTTGATGGAGAGTTGGACACAACTGTAACAGCCAAAACAGATGCGAATTTTGCATCTACAACGACAGGAATTGCAGGAGTAGATGCGACTATTACCGCCGCAATTAATTTTGGTCGGTCTCAACAAGATACGCCAGCCTCTTCAGCGGCAGCTCCGAGCGCACCAGCAAATCCAGCTCCTGCGCTAGAGGCTACAGTGACAGAAGTTGCACCAGTCGCACCAATCAGCGGAAATGCTGGCCAGATTGTTGTCGGCACCAATCCATTATATGGTATCGCTGTGCCAGCAGGAGTTACTTTGCAGCGCAATCTCAGTCGTGTACCGTACGACCAAGCAAAAATTGACGATGTGACTAATCCGGCTTGGGCTTTCAATTCAGGAGTGCTGGAGCAGATTATTGCTGTGTCACAGGGGCGTGGGTATATTAGTGGCTACCAGTATATTTTAGAACCCGTCAATATTATCAACGGAAATGGATACTATAATCTTTTCCGTCCAGATGGCACCTATCTTTTTTCAATAAATGCGAAGACAGGATATTTTGTCGGAAATGGTGCTGGTTACGCCGATGATTTGGACTACTAA
- the recU gene encoding Holliday junction resolvase RecU: MVNYPHQVKRTISRTKHDTSKEKVNFANRGMSFEAAINDSNAYYLAHNMAVIHKKPTPIQVVKVDYPRRSRAKIVEAYFRQASTTDYSGVYKGYYIDFEAKETRHKTSMPMKNFHTHQIEHMNRVVQQKGICFVLLHFSTLKETYLLPAPALIHFYKEEQGRKSIPIDYIREHGFVLEMGGYPSLPYLTIVEKNLLGGDTLEKYKR, from the coding sequence ATGGTCAATTATCCTCATCAGGTAAAACGCACTATCAGTAGAACCAAGCATGATACTTCCAAGGAGAAAGTGAATTTCGCTAATCGAGGGATGTCCTTTGAGGCAGCGATTAATGACAGCAATGCTTACTATTTAGCACACAACATGGCGGTCATTCACAAAAAACCCACTCCTATCCAAGTCGTAAAGGTGGATTACCCCAGACGTAGTCGGGCAAAGATTGTTGAAGCTTATTTTCGTCAGGCATCAACAACTGACTACTCAGGGGTATATAAGGGCTACTATATCGACTTCGAGGCCAAGGAAACGCGTCACAAAACCTCTATGCCGATGAAAAACTTTCATACCCATCAAATTGAACACATGAATCGCGTCGTGCAACAAAAAGGAATTTGCTTTGTGCTCCTTCACTTTTCAACACTCAAGGAAACCTATCTCCTCCCTGCACCTGCTCTCATCCACTTCTACAAAGAAGAACAGGGTAGAAAATCCATTCCCATTGACTATATACGGGAGCACGGATTTGTGCTAGAGATGGGGGGCTATCCTAGTCTACCTTACTTGACGATCGTTGAAAAAAATTTATTAGGTGGTGACACTCTTGAAAAATATAAACGTTAA
- a CDS encoding THUMP domain-containing class I SAM-dependent RNA methyltransferase, with product MKERFTFIATAAAGLEAVVGREIRELGYDCQVENGRVRFEGDIIALIRTNLWLRSADRIKIVVGSFKAKTFEELFQGVFALDWQEYLPLGCKFPISKAKCVKSTLHNEPSVQAISKKAVVKKLQKHFSRPEGVPLQEVGAEFKIEVSILKDVATVLIDTTGSSLFKRGYRAEKGGAPIKENMAAAILQLSNWYPDKPFIDPTCGSGTFCIEAAMLARNIAPGLKRSFAFEEWNWVDATLIEQEREAARAAIRSDIELDISGFDIDGRMIEIAKKNATEAGVAKDIAFKQMRLQDLRTDKINGVIVSNPPYGERLLDDDAIVKLYSEMGQTFEPLKTWSKFILTSDEQFESRYGQQADKKRKLYNGTLKVDLYQFFGQRVKRIVKE from the coding sequence ATGAAAGAAAGATTTACATTTATTGCGACTGCAGCAGCAGGTTTGGAAGCGGTGGTTGGACGGGAAATCCGTGAGTTAGGCTATGACTGTCAGGTTGAAAATGGGCGGGTCCGTTTTGAAGGTGACATCATTGCACTGATTCGGACCAACCTTTGGTTACGGTCTGCGGATCGGATCAAGATTGTTGTAGGAAGTTTTAAAGCAAAGACATTTGAAGAGCTTTTTCAAGGGGTGTTTGCCCTTGATTGGCAAGAGTACCTACCGCTAGGGTGTAAATTTCCGATTTCAAAAGCCAAGTGTGTCAAATCCACCTTGCACAATGAACCGAGTGTTCAGGCGATTTCCAAAAAAGCAGTGGTAAAAAAATTGCAAAAACATTTTTCGCGCCCAGAAGGGGTGCCCTTGCAGGAAGTAGGAGCAGAGTTTAAGATTGAGGTATCGATTTTAAAAGATGTTGCGACTGTTTTGATTGATACAACGGGTTCCAGCTTGTTCAAGCGTGGATACCGGGCTGAAAAAGGTGGTGCGCCGATCAAGGAAAACATGGCAGCGGCGATTTTACAATTGTCCAACTGGTATCCAGACAAGCCTTTCATTGATCCAACGTGTGGTTCAGGGACTTTTTGTATCGAAGCAGCAATGCTGGCTCGAAATATTGCCCCTGGTTTAAAGCGCTCTTTTGCCTTTGAAGAATGGAATTGGGTAGATGCTACCTTGATAGAGCAAGAAAGAGAAGCAGCACGTGCGGCCATTCGTTCTGATATAGAACTAGATATTTCAGGTTTTGATATTGACGGTCGCATGATTGAGATTGCAAAGAAAAATGCGACTGAAGCAGGTGTAGCAAAGGATATCGCCTTCAAGCAAATGCGTTTACAAGATTTGCGGACAGACAAAATCAATGGGGTCATTGTTTCAAATCCACCTTATGGAGAGCGCTTGTTAGATGATGATGCGATTGTAAAGCTATATAGTGAGATGGGGCAAACTTTTGAACCGCTGAAGACATGGTCAAAATTTATCCTGACCAGTGATGAGCAATTTGAAAGCCGCTATGGACAACAGGCGGACAAAAAGCGGAAATTATATAACGGAACGCTAAAAGTTGATTTGTATCAATTTTTCGGCCAACGGGTAAAACGCATAGTGAAAGAGTAG
- a CDS encoding energy-coupling factor transporter transmembrane component T family protein produces MKGTNIIGYRAGEGFIYNLSAVSKLVFFLVVSVAAMVTYDTRLILAIAVFSLSLFKWSGIRIKDVSFVFIVTIIFALMNALMVYLFAPQYGADLYGAETVLWSGIGAYTLTSQELFYLLNLLLKYFCTIPLAVIFLMTTHPSQFASSLNQLGISYKVAYSVSLTMRYIPDIQEEFYTIRMSQEARGVELSQKGKLLDRIKGNLALVIPLIFSSLQRIDTISTAMELRRFGKNKKRTWYTYQALGKRDYIVLLIAVSILLLTVALFVINGGRFYNPWKS; encoded by the coding sequence ATGAAAGGAACAAATATTATCGGCTATCGGGCTGGTGAAGGGTTCATTTATAATCTATCAGCCGTTAGTAAACTTGTCTTTTTTCTTGTCGTATCAGTAGCAGCAATGGTAACCTATGATACTCGGTTGATACTTGCTATAGCGGTCTTTTCACTCTCTCTTTTTAAATGGTCAGGAATCCGTATAAAAGATGTTTCCTTCGTTTTTATTGTGACCATAATTTTTGCGCTGATGAACGCCCTAATGGTTTATCTATTTGCGCCCCAGTACGGGGCTGATCTGTATGGGGCAGAGACGGTCTTGTGGTCAGGAATTGGGGCTTATACGTTGACCAGTCAAGAATTATTTTATCTCTTAAATCTTCTCTTGAAGTATTTTTGTACCATTCCGTTAGCGGTTATCTTTTTAATGACAACTCATCCTAGTCAATTTGCTTCGAGCCTAAATCAACTCGGTATTTCCTATAAAGTGGCCTATTCGGTCAGTTTGACCATGCGTTATATTCCAGACATTCAAGAGGAATTTTATACCATTCGAATGTCCCAAGAAGCACGAGGTGTTGAGTTATCTCAGAAAGGAAAACTTCTGGACCGAATTAAGGGAAATCTGGCCTTGGTGATTCCGCTAATCTTTAGTTCCTTGCAGCGGATTGATACCATTTCAACTGCGATGGAACTCCGACGGTTCGGTAAAAATAAAAAAAGAACGTGGTATACCTACCAAGCTCTTGGAAAAAGAGATTATATCGTCTTATTGATTGCGGTGAGCATTTTACTCTTGACAGTAGCATTATTTGTCATCAATGGCGGACGTTTTTACAATCCGTGGAAGTCATAA
- a CDS encoding TlpA disulfide reductase family protein yields MKRWRQLVLVSLAMLLISGCAAQSKAPTESAEATQEQENKAGGINTALAVQGQKLPDFTVQTVDSMTKYATELVSDQPTLLIAWASWCPDCQQQLPIVEELYQQYKDKVHFIGVNMTDGSRETKDKALQYLSENGYSLPVVFDTESSALTALQVDTIPTMYFVRHHKIEKVVVTVENKDNLAKMLDEIL; encoded by the coding sequence ATGAAAAGATGGAGACAGCTTGTCCTTGTTAGCTTGGCTATGTTGCTGATCAGTGGTTGTGCTGCACAGAGCAAAGCGCCTACAGAAAGCGCAGAAGCAACGCAAGAACAAGAAAATAAGGCTGGAGGTATCAATACAGCATTAGCAGTGCAAGGGCAGAAATTACCTGATTTTACCGTTCAGACGGTAGATAGCATGACTAAGTATGCGACAGAATTAGTGAGTGACCAGCCTACCTTGCTGATTGCCTGGGCAAGTTGGTGTCCGGATTGTCAACAACAACTGCCAATCGTAGAAGAACTGTACCAGCAGTATAAGGACAAGGTTCATTTTATCGGTGTCAATATGACCGATGGTAGCCGAGAGACAAAGGACAAGGCCCTGCAATACCTGTCTGAAAACGGCTATAGTCTACCGGTTGTATTTGATACAGAGTCTAGTGCCCTAACTGCATTACAGGTAGATACGATTCCTACCATGTATTTTGTCCGTCATCACAAGATTGAAAAAGTAGTAGTGACGGTAGAAAACAAGGATAATTTAGCTAAAATGTTGGATGAGATACTGTAA
- a CDS encoding ABC transporter ATP-binding protein — MKKAIIEFEKFSFKYHAQQEATLHDIDLTIYQGEKVLIVGPSGSGKSTLGQCLNGIIPNIYQGTKTGALRIYGKDAFDLSIYDKSLLVSTVLQDTDGQFIGLSVAEDLAFALENDVTPINTMRDRIQLWASRLELHELLSHRPQDLSGGQKQRVSIAGVLIDESPILLFDEPLANLDPKSGQDTVDLIDRLHQEQGTTTIIIEHRLEDVLYRSVDRIILVNDGRIVYNGDPDTLLRTSLLLENGIREPLYLTTLRQLGYDVTREDSLTSIDNLSLTDVAVGNLPEMVVSQAQPAPLLEANHLRVAYGKKEILKDLTLTIRQGERLAIIGKNGAGKSTLAKALCQFVAVSGEVLWRGQSILGDSIKERAERIGYVLQNPNQMISQTMIFDEVALGLRLRGVAEEEITQRVEQALQTCGLYAFRKWPISALSFGQKKRVTIASILVLNPEIILLDEPTAGQDERHYTEMMDFLDELNQQGHTIIMITHDMQLMLDYSDRAVVLVDGKIVADDHPASILSNPELIQLANLKETSIFHLAKRVGVDALALTQFYMERERG; from the coding sequence ATGAAGAAAGCGATCATTGAGTTTGAAAAATTTAGTTTTAAATACCATGCGCAACAAGAGGCGACCTTGCATGATATCGATTTGACCATTTACCAGGGCGAAAAGGTCTTAATAGTGGGACCGTCAGGGTCTGGAAAATCAACGCTCGGTCAATGTTTGAATGGGATTATTCCGAATATCTATCAGGGGACAAAAACAGGAGCACTCCGCATTTATGGCAAGGATGCCTTTGACCTGTCTATTTATGATAAATCATTACTGGTTAGTACGGTCTTGCAAGATACAGATGGCCAATTTATTGGCCTTAGTGTGGCTGAGGATTTGGCGTTTGCACTTGAAAATGATGTGACTCCAATCAATACCATGCGCGACCGCATTCAACTATGGGCTAGCCGTTTGGAGTTGCATGAGCTCCTCAGTCATCGCCCACAGGATTTGTCAGGCGGGCAGAAACAACGAGTGAGTATAGCTGGTGTCTTGATTGACGAAAGTCCGATTTTACTCTTTGATGAACCTTTGGCTAACCTTGATCCTAAATCTGGTCAAGATACGGTGGATTTGATTGATCGTCTGCATCAAGAACAAGGCACGACAACCATTATCATTGAACATCGTTTGGAAGATGTCTTGTATCGTTCGGTGGATCGAATTATTTTGGTGAATGACGGCCGTATTGTCTACAATGGAGATCCAGACACTCTTCTTCGGACTTCTTTATTGCTTGAAAATGGTATCCGTGAGCCGCTTTATCTTACAACCCTTCGTCAGTTAGGCTATGATGTGACAAGAGAAGATTCGCTTACATCTATAGATAACTTGAGTTTAACAGATGTAGCTGTCGGAAATCTACCTGAAATGGTCGTTTCTCAGGCTCAACCAGCTCCACTTCTTGAAGCCAACCATCTCAGAGTTGCCTATGGCAAAAAAGAGATTTTAAAAGATCTAACTCTTACGATTCGTCAGGGAGAACGGCTTGCAATTATTGGAAAAAATGGGGCAGGAAAATCGACTCTTGCCAAAGCCTTATGTCAATTTGTTGCGGTTTCTGGTGAAGTTCTCTGGAGGGGTCAGTCTATTCTGGGAGATTCGATTAAGGAGCGTGCAGAACGTATTGGTTATGTCTTGCAAAATCCCAATCAAATGATTAGTCAGACCATGATTTTTGATGAGGTGGCTCTAGGACTTCGCTTGCGCGGGGTTGCCGAAGAAGAAATCACACAGCGAGTAGAGCAGGCCTTACAGACATGCGGTTTATATGCCTTTCGTAAATGGCCGATCTCAGCCCTCTCATTTGGGCAGAAAAAGCGGGTTACCATTGCGTCAATCTTGGTGCTCAATCCAGAGATTATTTTACTAGATGAGCCAACTGCTGGGCAAGATGAACGCCATTATACAGAAATGATGGACTTCTTAGACGAATTGAATCAACAAGGTCATACGATTATCATGATTACACATGATATGCAGCTCATGTTGGACTATTCGGATCGCGCGGTAGTCTTGGTAGATGGGAAGATTGTGGCAGATGACCACCCAGCTTCTATTTTGAGCAATCCAGAACTGATTCAGCTTGCAAATTTAAAGGAGACCAGTATTTTCCACTTAGCGAAACGTGTAGGGGTGGATGCGCTTGCGCTAACTCAATTTTATATGGAAAGAGAAAGGGGATAG